The nucleotide window CCGAGCGGGCGTTGGCCGCCGTACCGGGGGTGCCGGAGTTGCTGTACGCGCGGGTCGACCTCGTCGACGGGGACGACGGACACCCGTGCGTCATGGAGCTGGAACTCGTCGAGCCCAACCTGTTCCTGTGGCTGCACACGGTTTCGCTGCCGCGCGTGGTCCAGGCGATCCTGGAGGCGGCCACCGACGGGGACCCCGCCTGAGGTCGCGCGTGCTGCCGCCTCTCACCCGAAGAGGCGGCAAATCCACGAACCGGACGTCCACCCGTGCCCGCTGCCCACCCTTCGGGGTTACAACAGCGCGTACGGGAACCCTAGTTAAGGGCGTGACGGGGATCGTGGGCGAATGGGCGGCGCGGGGCACTTCCGGTTTCCCGGCGGAGCCGACGAGCTTCGTGGGGCGCCGGGACGAGGCGGCGGACGTCAGAAGGTTGCTGACGACGGGCAGACTGCTGACTCTGACCGGGCCCGGCGGAGTGGGCAAGACCCGGCTCGCCGGGCATGTGGCCGGGCAGGTCGCGCGGTCCTTCCCGGACGGCGTGTGGCTGGTGCCGCTGGCCGCGCTGCGGGACGAGGCGTTCGTCCCGCACGCCGTGATCGACACGCTCGGCGTGCGCACCGAGACGGTACGGCCGCCGCTGGACGTCCTGGTCGAGCATCTCAGGGGACGGCGACTGCTGCTCCTGCTCGACAACTGCGAGCACGTACTGGGCAGTTGTGCCGTGCTCGCGGGCGCGGTGCTGGCCGGGACCGAGGGTGTACGGATCCTCGCCACCAGTAGGCACCGGCTCGGGCTGGCCGGGGAGCGGCTCTTCGAGGTGCCGCCGCTGTCCGCGCCCGCGCCGGAGGAGCTGAGCACGGCCGCCGCCGAGACGTACCCCGCGCTGAGGCTCTTCGCCGACCGGGCGGCGGCCGTGGTCCCCGGCTTCACGCTCGGCGAGGGCAACCAGCAGGCCGTGGCCCGGCTGTGCCACCGCCTCGACGGGCTGCCGCTCGCCATCGAACTGGCGGCGGTCCGGGTGCGCGCGCTGGGCGTGGACCAGCTGGTCGAACGCCTCGACGACCGATACCGCCTGCTCACCGGCGGCAGCCCCGCTTCGGCCCCCCGCCACCGGACGCTCCGCTCGGCGGTCGACTGGAGCCATGAACTGTGCACCGCACAGGAACAGTTGGTGTGGGCGAGGCTGTCGGTGTTCGTGGGCGGCTTCGACTTGGCGGCGGCGGAGGCGGTGTGCGGGGGCGGGGGTGCCGGGGCGGCTGATACCGCCAGGGGACTTGAGGCTGTGGGGTCTGCCGAGGCTGCCGGGCTGTCTGAGTCCGCCGGATCCGGTGGATCCGCCGGATCCACCGGGTCCACCGGGCTGTCTGAGTCCGCCGTGCTACCTGAGTCTGCAGGGGCCGGCGGCTCTGCAGACTCTGCCGAATCCGTGGGCCACCCGCTCGGCCCGCTCGGCTCCTCCGATGTCGTCGGTGCCCAGCCAGCGCGTGGCCTGTCCGGTGCCGCCGGCTCTGCCGGTGTGCGTGGGTCTTCGCTCGGCGGTGGCTCCTCGGACGCGGCCGACGTCTCCGGCTCACGAGGTTCCTCCGCCGACGACGGCCCCTCTGCCGACGACGGCCCCTCCGGTGTCGTCGGCCCTTCCGACGAACGGGGCGCCACTGATCCCGTCGGCTCGTCCGGAGCGAGCGGCGACGCCTCCGCTGCCCCCGGCTCTTCCGGAGCACGAGGCTCCTCCGACGCCCCCGCCTCCGCGGACTCCCTCGGCACTGCCGATGGTCTCGACTCCGCGGACGTCCTCGACGCCGTCGCCGGGCTCGTGGACAAGTCCGTGCTCGTGCGGGAGGAGTACGGCGGGCAGGTGCGTTACCGGCTGTTGGTCTCGTTGCGCGAGTACGGGCTGGAGAGGCTGCAGGACCTGGGTGAGGTCGTCGGGGCGCGGCGGCGGCACCGGGATCACTTCGCGCGGCTGGCCGCCGAGTACGAGCGGGCGTGGTTCGGGCCCGACCAGGCGGAGATCACCGACCGGCTCCGTATGGACCTGAACGACTTCCGGGCCGCGCTGCACTTCTGTCTCACCACCCCCGGCGAGGCCAGGCACGGGCTGCGGCTCGCCTCCCGGCTGTGGTTCCACTGGGTCGCGTCCGGTATGTGGGGCGAGGGTCGGCACTGGATGGACGGCGCGCTGCGGGCCGGAGCGGGTCCGGACGTGGCGCTGACCCGGGCGTTATGGGCGGGCGCGCTGATGTCCCTGGTGCACAGCCGCTCCGCAGCGGTCCTGGCCGCCCTCGACCCCGCGCACAGCGCGACGAACGCCGGCACGGAGGCCGACGAAGCGGACGAAGGTGTGGGCCACGGACAGGCCTACAGGGACGCCGACGCGGAACTGCCGGTCCCCGCGCCGCCACGCGTACCGCCCGGCCCCCTGGTCCAGGGGCGGACGCCCACGGCCTGCTTCGTCGTCCTCACCCGGGTCGAACTGGCCTGCACGCTCGTCTGCCGGGGCCGGGCGGCGGAGGCGGTGCCGTTGTGCGCCGAGGCCGTCGCGCTGTGCGAGGCGCACGGCGAGCAGTGGGCGCGCTCCTGGGCCTTGCGCACGCTGGCCCTCGCGCACTGGGCGATGGGGGAGTACGCGCCGGCCGCCGAGCAGGCCCGTGCCTGTCTGCGGCTGCCGTACACCGGGCGCCAGCGGCAGAGCCTCGCCCGCACCCTGGACCTGCTCGGCGCCGCCGAGGCCCTGGCGGGTGAGGCCGAGCGGGCCGGCGTACTGCGCGGAGCCGTCGACCGGATCTGGCACGACATCGGCGGCAACCCGATGGAGTACCGGCGGCCGGGACGCCTACGGGCCCCCGAACGCCACGCCAGGCTCGCCCTCGGCGACCACGCCTACGAGCGGGCCCACCGCCGAGGCGCGGCACTCACCCCGGACGAGGCCGTCGCGTACGCCCTGAGGGAGACAAGCGGGGAGACAAGCGGGGAGGCAGCAGGAGAGACACCGGAGAGCACCCCCAACCCCCCGGAACCCACCCCCGCCCCCGCCCCCGTACCCGCACCTGTCCTCGAGGAGGTGGCGTTGACACCACGCGAGGCGCAGGTCGCCGCCCTCGTCGCCGAGGGCCGCACCAACCGACAGATCGCCGACACCCTCGTCATCGCCCAGCGAACCGCCGAGGGCCATGTCGAACGCATCCTCGCCAAGCTGGGCTTCCACAGCCGGAGCCAGGTGGCGGCCTGGTTCAGCGCCGGTGCCCGAACGCAGGCCGGGCACTCGCCGCCTGGCACGCACGCTTCCCCGGACGACGAGCGGTGATCCACCGGGGTTCGGGCGCAGGGGCGGGACGGCTCAAGGCGCCTGCGGGCTCCGGACCCTGTCGCGGAACCGGGCTGCGGATCCGCCCGCACGACGCCTACCGGCCGCTGAAGGCGGACGGTAGGGACGAGGACCGGATCTCAGTGCTCGGCCCCCTCCGACACCCCCGGCTCGTCCTCCACGCTGAGTGCCAGCTGCGGCACCTCGTCGGCGCCCAGCTGCCGTAGGACCAGGCCGAGCAGTTCCCCGCAGCGGACGGTGACCTGGCTGCCCGGGGGGAGGGACGCGGCGAGGCTGATCAGTTGCCAGGCGCAGTGTGCCTCCATGAAGCACAGGTCCCGCAGGTCGAGGACGAGGCGGCTGGGGCCGGCGCTCTCGCGGCGGGCCAGCGCCTCGCGCAGCACCTCGAACTCCGTACGCGGACCCGACTCGGCGACGTCGGCGACCACTTCGCCTTCGGGGCCCTCGCGGACGTCCACCTCGTCCGTCCGGGCCTTCACCCGAAGCGGATGGACCCGGCCCATCCCGGCCAGGAACTCGTCGCCGAACCGCTTGCGGTCGTACCAGCAGATCGCGGTGAACAGCGGGTCCGCGAAGAGTGGCGCCACCGACGCCTCGTACTCCAGCAGCCGGTCCTGGTCGAGGTTCACCCGTGGCGCCCAGCCCATGTCGGCGGTGATGCTCAGCCCCGACCAGCCCTCGTCGTAGGCGCGGTTGACCTCGTCGGTGTACGCCTCGATCGTGCGCTCTTCGTGGAACCGGCCGTCCGGTACGTACATCTCCGTGTTCCGCCTGAGCGAGAGCTGGCCGCTCTGCCGGGCCCGTACCGCCTGGCCGCTGCCCTGGTCGAGCAGGGCGACCACCTCGTCGTTGCTCAGATCGTCCGGGTCCATGACCAGCAGGACCTTCTCCCGCCGGGCCAGACTGGTCCGGGTGTAGGCGGTGAACACCCGCCACGGCGAATCCCCGTCACCCGTACCCCCCGGCCCCAGACAGGCATGATCCCCCAGCCGCAGCCGCTCGGCAGCCACGGTTCGCTCCGCTGGGTGCTCGGTCGTGTCGGTCATAAGCGGACGGTAAGGCTATAGGGAGGGAGATATGGCGAGTGGTCGCAAATTGACCAAGGGTGATTGATCGGATCGGTAACTCGACTGCGTACGACCACGGACATTCGGCGTGACCGGCTCAGGCACTCACCCGCTGCAACAACCCCCACGTGAACTCCGCGACACACTCCCGCCGCAGCCCCTCCGCGTCGGACGCGACGAACGCCAACCCCCACCGCGTGGGCGCCGTCCCCTCCAGCGGCCGTGCCGGTGCGAACGCCCGCGCCACCTCGTCGACCGTGCAGGACCAGGGCGTCAGGTCCGCCAGTGTCGTCGGCTCGGGGCCGGAGGCGCCCGGGGCCCGTACGAGCCACTCGTTCCACACCGCCCCGTTCGCCGCCCGGAGCACCTCGAAGCGGAGGTCGGGCCAGAGGGGGACCGGCCAGAGCAGGGCCTCGCAGTCCAGGTCGCCGATCCTGCGGGGGGTGACGGACTCGGGCTCGCCGAGGACCGAGCGGTACCGGGAGGCCGCCCCGCGTGCCCGGGGTGAGCGGACCATCGCCTGCCAGCGCTTGTTGGCCTCCCGCATCTCCGCCAGCGAGACGCCCAGCGTGCGCCGGGCGTCGTCGACGAGGTCGGGGTTGTGGTCGGCCATCCGCCGCAGCAGGACGAGCTGGAAGTCCAGGGGAGTGAAGGGGCGGAAGGGGCCAGAGGGACCGGGGTGCTTCGCGGAGGACATGGCGCCCATGGTCGTACACGGTCCCGGTCCCCGGCGGGGGCGCGGCGGCGCCCGTCCGGGATCCGGGAGGAACAGGACCGCCTCCACCTGCGGCCTTGGTGACACAGTCGCCGTCGACCGCCTACGTCAGCTCGGCCCAGACCTCGTCCACCAGCCGCGCCACCTGGCTCGGCTCATGGGCGATGTCGCCCGACAGATTCCGGATCTGCACGGTCAGCCCGGCGTCCGCACGCTGGCAGGACACCACCGACACGGCGTCGGAGTCCGGTTCGTTGCCGGCGTTGGTGGGCTGGTTGTAGAGGACGCAGTCCACCTCTTTGAAGTTCACCATCTGGTTGGTGGCCACCTCAAGGCCCAGGGCCACGGGGTCCTCGTACGGCACATACGGTCGCGGGGAGGACCCGCGCACGATCGCCAGCTGGAAGAGGGAGTCGAAGGAGGAATTGGCGAAGGACCGGACGACGGCCGGTGCGCCGTCGTACGCGTCGGACAGCCGCTTGCCGCTCTTGCTGTCCCAGGTGCGGACCCGCTCCGCCGTCTCCTGCCCGCTCTTGCCGCCGTCGTCCAGGTCCAGCGCGACCTTGTCCTGGTGGACGAACCCGCCGAGCCGCTCCGGCGCCGAGAGGTCCCCGCCGGGGGCGGCCGCCCCCGGCGCGCCCGGGGAGGCTGTCTTCTCCTCGTCCCCGGTCAGCAGCCAGGCCCCGCCGATCAGGGCCGCCCCCACCAGCAGACCGGCCAGCCCGACGAGACCGAGTTGCGTCCCTCTGGTAGCTTCCGTCACCGTACGCCCCCGTTCCCCTCACCACGTGGAAGGGCACTGCCCGTGCACCGGCCGCCGGAAACACAGGGTGTTCCCGGCCATTGCCCGCTCAGGGGCACTATGACTAGCCTGTGTTCGTTATGCCGATCGACTGTTGAAATTTCGAACACAGTCACCACAGACCTAAAGGGAGGGGGCCGACCGTGGGACGCCTCGTACCTGCCGTGACCCGGGCGCTCGACATATTGGAGCTCTTCCTCGATGGGGACGGCACGCTCTCCGCCCCCGACATCGTGCGCAAGCTCCAGCTGCCCCGCACCACCGTGCACGAGCTGGTCACCACGCTCGCCGCCCGGGGATACATCGTGGCGGTCCAGGGCCAGCCGGGACGGTACCGCCTCGGCGTACGCCCGTACCAGCTCGGCAGCCGCTACGCCGAGCAGCTGGATCTGGCCGCCGAGGGCCAGCAGGTCGCCCGTACCGTCGCCGAGACCTGCGACGAGACGGTGCACGTGGCGATCCTGGAGTACACGGACGTCATCTACATCGCCAAGGTGGACTCCACGCACGCCGTCCGCATGGTCTCCGCCGCCGGGCGCAGGCTGCCCGCGCACTGCACCTCCGTCGGCAAGATGCTCCTCGCCTCCCTTCCCGAGCACGAGCTCAGCGCCCGGGTGCCGGACGACGCGAACCTGATCAGGATGACGCCCAACAGCATCACCGACCCGGCCGCCCTGCGCGAGGCCCTGGCCAGGATTCGTGAGCGGGGTCTCGCCGTGGAGAGCCGCGAGTCCAACCCGGACGTGTCCTGCGTCGCCGCCCCGGTCCGTGACCGCACGGGCCAGGTCGTCGCCGCGCTCTCCATCTCCGTCCCCATGATCCGCTGGAGCGACGAGCGCCGCGTCGAGCTGGAGCAGCTCGCCGTCAAGGGCGCGGCGGAGCTGTCCGAGCGCCTCGGTCACCGGAGCGTGGCATGAGCACCTACGAAGTGGCCGTCCGCGAGTACGCGACGCTCGGCGAGGGCCCCACCTGGGACGCCGACGCCCAGCGGCTGATCTGGATCGACATCCTCGGATCGAGGGTCTTCACCTTCGACCCGGCCTCCGGCCGCCGCACGGCCCTCGTCACCGAGCAGCACGTCGGCGCCGCCAAGCCCCGCGTCGGCGGCGGACTCGTCCTCAACCTCCGCGACGGCGTCGGCCTGCGCGACCCCGACGGCACATTCCGCTGGCTGCACCACGAGCCGGTCCCCGGCCGCCGCGCCAACGACGCCGCCGTGGCCGCCGACGGCTCCCTCTACGCCGGCACCATGCGCTACGACGAGGCCCCGGGCGGCGGCACCCTCGCCCGCTTCACCGCCGACGGCACCGTGGAGACCGTCCTCGACGACGTGGCCGTCAGCAACGGCACGGGCTGGAGCCCCGACGGCCGCCTGATGTACTACATCGACAGCCCGACGCGCCGGATCGACGTCTTCGACCACGAGACCGGTGAACTGCCCACCGAACGGCGGCCGTTCGCCACCATCGAGGAGGGCGCCGGCTTCCCCGACGGGCTCACCGTCGACGCCGAGGGCTGTGTCTGGGTCGCCCTGTGGGAGGGCGGCGCCGTCCGCCGCTACACCCCCTCCGGCGAGCTGGACCGGGTGATCGAACTGCCGACGCCCCGCCCCACGGCCTGTGCCTTCGGCGGTGCCGACCTCACCGACCTCTACATCAGCACGGCCCGCATCGGCACGGACTCCCCGCACCCCCTGTCGGGTTCCCTGCTGGTGGTGCCGGGCGCCGGTAAGGGACTCGTTCAGCCCGCCTTCGCGGGCTGAACCACAGCGCGCCGGACCACACCGCACCACGTCACGGCTGTCGGTCGGCGGGCGACACGGCGGCCGCCCGGGCGCGTACCGCCTCGATCTCGGCGGTGCGGCGCAGGACCCGGGAGACGGTCTCGATGTCCTGGAGGAGGTCCGTGGGGTCGGGGAAGGCCGGGGGAGCCTCCCCGCCGTCCTCCCCGCCCTCCTTCGCACCGGGACCCTCGGCCGAAGGGCCCGCCGCCGCCCGCCGGGCCGTGACCGCCTCCTGGATGGTCACGGCGGCGGCGAGCGCCTTCGCCCGGCCCGGCGCGTGACCGAGGCCGAGGGCGGCGTCGTACGCGCGTCGGCGCAGGTCCTCGTCGAAGTGGCGGACCAGTTGCAGCAGGACGTCGCGGATGAACGTCTCGCGGCGGGTGAGCCGCAGTTCGGGCGAGGCCCGCAGCACGAAGCGGCTGCCGGGGCCGTCGCCCGCGCTCCGGGCCAGCAGATACAGGGGCCGCAGCCGCCAGTGGCCGAGCCGTGTCCGCCAGCGGTCGTGCAGATACTGGCCGGCGTGCGGAAGGATGAAGCCGACCGCGATGAGGATCGCCGAGACGGAGGCGACCGGCGGCGCCACGTCCGTGCTCAGCCAGTCCAGATCGCGCCCGGCCCAGCGGGCCGCGACGGCCCCGAGCTTCGAGGCGTCGTACACCAGATTGAGCGCGTAGCCGACCCCCAGGGCCTTCAGACCACCGCGCAGCCAGGCGTCGAGGCCGTCCGTGCGGACCCAGTTCCGGATCAGCCGGTAGGTGATCAGACAGGCCACCGTGTGCGCGCCGAGATAGAGGACGATCTCCTCGCGCATGAAGGGCGTCGTGGCGTAGTACGTGTCCAGGTCCCGCGGCCGCTCCTCGGGCACGTCCGCCAGCGCGAACAGCACCCACAGGGCGACGATCACCCCCGAGTAGACCGAGACGACCCGGCGCATGGCCCGCCGGGTCGCGGCCGAGCGGTCCGACGGGCCGCCCCGCCAGGCGATGATCATCAGCAGGCAGGACGCGCAGAACGCGGTGAGCAGCGAGTACACCCAGGGCGCGGCGATGTTCGGCACACCCGTGACCCGGTTGATCCACGCGATGGACGACGGTTCCGCGCAGACGAACACACAGCAGGCGAGCAGCAGCAGACCGCCGACCGCGCGCAGCAGCGCGTCCTTCCACAGCATGACGATGCTGGGCAGTTTGATCACCAGGGCGGCGGTCAGCACGGCCGCCGGGATCCATAACGAGATGTACAGACCGCCGAAGAAGTCGGCGAGGCTCATGGCCGTCCTCATCCCTGCGACCTGCGGTATCCCAGCGATGCCTGGATGGCCTTCCCGACCGGGTCGGCGGGACCGTCCTGTCCGCCCTCCACCCAGGAACGCAGGGCGGTGGCGAGGCGATGCCCGAAGTCCTCGGCCTCCCGCTCGTCCAGCGCGTGCGAGCCGTTGCGCGCGGACACCGCGAGCGCCGACCCGCGCAGGCCCGGATCACCGGACAGGGCGCGCGCGGCGGCCGCCGCGTCCGGCAGCTGGTGGTGACAGTGCCCGGCGTGCATGTGCCACAACTCGTGGCCCAGGATGACCAGTTGCTGTACGGCCTCGGCCCGCTCCTCCACCACGACGAGGTCGAAGTCCTGGAACTCCATCCACAGACCCGTCACGTCGACACCGTCGGGAAACCGCTCGAACCGCAGCTCCACGGGGCGCCCGCCCCGCCGCGCACTCATCTGCGCGCACAACGCCGTCCCCAACTCCCGTACGTCCACGGGCGCGTCGACCGTCGCCCGTAACGCCTTCACCAGCGCACCGGTCAGTCTGCGCATCTCGCCGTCGGCCCGCGAGGGCAACAGGGGCGACCACAGCCGCCGGGCGCGCCCCACGGCCCGCCGTACGCGGGCGAACGGCAGCCGGCCGG belongs to Streptomyces graminofaciens and includes:
- a CDS encoding LuxR C-terminal-related transcriptional regulator — its product is MTGIVGEWAARGTSGFPAEPTSFVGRRDEAADVRRLLTTGRLLTLTGPGGVGKTRLAGHVAGQVARSFPDGVWLVPLAALRDEAFVPHAVIDTLGVRTETVRPPLDVLVEHLRGRRLLLLLDNCEHVLGSCAVLAGAVLAGTEGVRILATSRHRLGLAGERLFEVPPLSAPAPEELSTAAAETYPALRLFADRAAAVVPGFTLGEGNQQAVARLCHRLDGLPLAIELAAVRVRALGVDQLVERLDDRYRLLTGGSPASAPRHRTLRSAVDWSHELCTAQEQLVWARLSVFVGGFDLAAAEAVCGGGGAGAADTARGLEAVGSAEAAGLSESAGSGGSAGSTGSTGLSESAVLPESAGAGGSADSAESVGHPLGPLGSSDVVGAQPARGLSGAAGSAGVRGSSLGGGSSDAADVSGSRGSSADDGPSADDGPSGVVGPSDERGATDPVGSSGASGDASAAPGSSGARGSSDAPASADSLGTADGLDSADVLDAVAGLVDKSVLVREEYGGQVRYRLLVSLREYGLERLQDLGEVVGARRRHRDHFARLAAEYERAWFGPDQAEITDRLRMDLNDFRAALHFCLTTPGEARHGLRLASRLWFHWVASGMWGEGRHWMDGALRAGAGPDVALTRALWAGALMSLVHSRSAAVLAALDPAHSATNAGTEADEADEGVGHGQAYRDADAELPVPAPPRVPPGPLVQGRTPTACFVVLTRVELACTLVCRGRAAEAVPLCAEAVALCEAHGEQWARSWALRTLALAHWAMGEYAPAAEQARACLRLPYTGRQRQSLARTLDLLGAAEALAGEAERAGVLRGAVDRIWHDIGGNPMEYRRPGRLRAPERHARLALGDHAYERAHRRGAALTPDEAVAYALRETSGETSGEAAGETPESTPNPPEPTPAPAPVPAPVLEEVALTPREAQVAALVAEGRTNRQIADTLVIAQRTAEGHVERILAKLGFHSRSQVAAWFSAGARTQAGHSPPGTHASPDDER
- a CDS encoding MEDS domain-containing protein; the encoded protein is MTDTTEHPAERTVAAERLRLGDHACLGPGGTGDGDSPWRVFTAYTRTSLARREKVLLVMDPDDLSNDEVVALLDQGSGQAVRARQSGQLSLRRNTEMYVPDGRFHEERTIEAYTDEVNRAYDEGWSGLSITADMGWAPRVNLDQDRLLEYEASVAPLFADPLFTAICWYDRKRFGDEFLAGMGRVHPLRVKARTDEVDVREGPEGEVVADVAESGPRTEFEVLREALARRESAGPSRLVLDLRDLCFMEAHCAWQLISLAASLPPGSQVTVRCGELLGLVLRQLGADEVPQLALSVEDEPGVSEGAEH
- a CDS encoding IclR family transcriptional regulator, which codes for MGRLVPAVTRALDILELFLDGDGTLSAPDIVRKLQLPRTTVHELVTTLAARGYIVAVQGQPGRYRLGVRPYQLGSRYAEQLDLAAEGQQVARTVAETCDETVHVAILEYTDVIYIAKVDSTHAVRMVSAAGRRLPAHCTSVGKMLLASLPEHELSARVPDDANLIRMTPNSITDPAALREALARIRERGLAVESRESNPDVSCVAAPVRDRTGQVVAALSISVPMIRWSDERRVELEQLAVKGAAELSERLGHRSVA
- a CDS encoding SMP-30/gluconolactonase/LRE family protein, whose protein sequence is MSTYEVAVREYATLGEGPTWDADAQRLIWIDILGSRVFTFDPASGRRTALVTEQHVGAAKPRVGGGLVLNLRDGVGLRDPDGTFRWLHHEPVPGRRANDAAVAADGSLYAGTMRYDEAPGGGTLARFTADGTVETVLDDVAVSNGTGWSPDGRLMYYIDSPTRRIDVFDHETGELPTERRPFATIEEGAGFPDGLTVDAEGCVWVALWEGGAVRRYTPSGELDRVIELPTPRPTACAFGGADLTDLYISTARIGTDSPHPLSGSLLVVPGAGKGLVQPAFAG
- a CDS encoding MAB_1171c family putative transporter, with the translated sequence MSLADFFGGLYISLWIPAAVLTAALVIKLPSIVMLWKDALLRAVGGLLLLACCVFVCAEPSSIAWINRVTGVPNIAAPWVYSLLTAFCASCLLMIIAWRGGPSDRSAATRRAMRRVVSVYSGVIVALWVLFALADVPEERPRDLDTYYATTPFMREEIVLYLGAHTVACLITYRLIRNWVRTDGLDAWLRGGLKALGVGYALNLVYDASKLGAVAARWAGRDLDWLSTDVAPPVASVSAILIAVGFILPHAGQYLHDRWRTRLGHWRLRPLYLLARSAGDGPGSRFVLRASPELRLTRRETFIRDVLLQLVRHFDEDLRRRAYDAALGLGHAPGRAKALAAAVTIQEAVTARRAAAGPSAEGPGAKEGGEDGGEAPPAFPDPTDLLQDIETVSRVLRRTAEIEAVRARAAAVSPADRQP
- a CDS encoding toxin-antitoxin system, toxin component, with translation MGRARRLWSPLLPSRADGEMRRLTGALVKALRATVDAPVDVRELGTALCAQMSARRGGRPVELRFERFPDGVDVTGLWMEFQDFDLVVVEERAEAVQQLVILGHELWHMHAGHCHHQLPDAAAAARALSGDPGLRGSALAVSARNGSHALDEREAEDFGHRLATALRSWVEGGQDGPADPVGKAIQASLGYRRSQG